From Lemur catta isolate mLemCat1 chromosome 21, mLemCat1.pri, whole genome shotgun sequence, a single genomic window includes:
- the ESS2 gene encoding splicing factor ESS-2 homolog isoform X1, protein MVQYRLPDPVTRLRCPSGPGIAMETPDASAPAPLLPAGSGPRRKRAAGEAGALTSKQRVLDEEEYIEGLQTVIQRDFFPDVEKLQAQKEYLEAEENGDLERMRQIAIKFGSALGKMSREPPPPYVTPATFETPEVHTGTGVVGSKPRARGQGLEEGEAGEEEEEEKEPLPSLDVFLSRYTSEDNASFQEIMEVAKEKSRARHAWLYQAEEEFEKRQKDNLELPSAEHQAVESSQAGVETWKYKAKNSLMYYPEGVPEEEQLFKKPRQVVHKNTRFLRDPFSQALSRCQLQQAAALNAQHKQGKVGPDGKELIPQESPRVGGFGFVATPSPAPGVSESPLMTWGEVENTPLRVEGSETPYVDRTPGPAFKILEPGRRERLGLKMANEAAAKNRAKKQEALRRVTENLASPAAPCEQDGQQVHRSGPEGQLHAIPSTIDPPQDPGQRAADPHEHTRPGLCRTQPTHAGPDLHHRQPAAAARPAQSLGLLLDPGPGWARGRLVEPAGQLSTQQRTLAFWGPRPGPKVVTHCRNHRRKVPCRSQAGTGHVPTPYPGSLPKLFSI, encoded by the exons ATGGTGCAGTACCGCCTTCCCGACCCTGTGACGCGCCTGCGCTGCCCGAGCGGTCCTGGGATAGCGATGGAGACGCCGGACGCATCCGCCCCGGCCCCGTTGCTCCCTGCCGGGTCCGGGCCCCGTAGGAAGCGCgcggctggggaggctggggctctAACGAGCAAGCAGCGGGTCCTAGATGAGGAAGAGTATATCGAG GGCCTCCAGACGGTCATCCAGAGAGATTTCTTTCCTGATGTGGAGAAGCTGCAGGCCCAGAAGGAGTACCTGGAGGCCGAGGAGAATGGAGACTTGGAACGGATGCGCCAGATTGCCATCAAGTTTGGTTCTGCCCTGGGCAAGATGTCCCGAGAGCCCCCGCCACCCT ATGTGACTCCAGCCACATTTGAAACTCCTGAAGTACACACAGGCACTGGAGTGGTGGGCAGCAAGCCCAGGGCCCGAGGCCAAGGCTTGGAGGAGG GAGAGGctggcgaggaggaggaggaggagaaggagccacTGCCGAGCCTGGACGTCTTCCTGAGCCGCTACACAAGCGAGGACAATGCCTCCTTCCAGGAGATCATGGAGGTGGCCAAGGAGAAGAGCCGGGCACGCCACGCTTGGCTCTACCAGGCTGAGGAGGAGTTTGAGAAG AGGCAGAAAGATAATCTCGAGCTCCCATCAGCAGAGCATCAAGCTGTCGAGAGCAGCCAGGCGGGCGTGGAGACCTGGAAGTACAAGGCCAAGAACTCCCTCATGTACTACCCCGAGG GTGTCCCTGAGGAAGAGCAGCTGTTCAAGAAGCCCCGGCAGGTGGTGCATAAGAACACACGCTTCCTTCGGGACCCCTTCAGCCAGGCTCTGAGCAGGTGCCAGCTCCAGCAGGCGGCTGCCCTCAATGCCCAG CACAAGCAGGGCAAGGTGGGCCCCGACGGGAAGGAGCTGATCCCTCAGGAGTCCCCCCGCGTGGGCGGATTTGGATTTGTTGCCaccccttctcctgcccctg GTGTGAGTGAGTCCCCGCTGATGACCTGGGGGGAGGTTGAGAACACACCCTTGCGAGTCGAAGGATCAGAAACCCCCTACGTGGACAGGACGCCGGGCCCAGCCTTCAAG ATCTTGGAGCCAGGCCGCAGGGAGCGGCTGGGGCTGAAGATGGCCAATGAGGCTGCTGCGAAGAACCGGGCCAAGAAGCAGGAGGCCCTGCGGAGAGTGACGGAGAACCTGGCCAG CCCTGCAGCGCCTTGTGAGCAGGACGGCCAGCAAGTACACAGATCGGGCCCTGAGGGCCAGCTACACGCCATCCCCAGCACGATCGACCCACCTCAAGACCCCGGCCAGCGGGCTGCAGACCCCCACGAGCACACCCGTCCCGGTCTCTGCCGCACGCAGCCCACTCACGCTGGACCCGACCTCCATCACAGACAACCTGCTGCAGCTGCCCGCCCGGCGCAAAGCCTCGGACTTCTTCTAGACCCAGGCCCGGGCTGGGCCCGTGGACGCTTGGTGGAGCCTGCAGGACAGCTGTCCACCCAGCAGAGGACTCTAGCCTTCTGGGGACCCAGGCCCGGGCCAAAAGTGGTCACCCATTGCAGGAACCACAGGAGAAAGGTGCCGTGCCGCAGCCAGGCTGGCACGGGGCACGTGCCCACCCCATACCCTGGGTCCTTGCCAaaactgttttctatttaa
- the ESS2 gene encoding splicing factor ESS-2 homolog isoform X2, which produces MVQYRLPDPVTRLRCPSGPGIAMETPDASAPAPLLPAGSGPRRKRAAGEAGALTSKQRVLDEEEYIEGLQTVIQRDFFPDVEKLQAQKEYLEAEENGDLERMRQIAIKFGSALGKMSREPPPPYVTPATFETPEVHTGTGVVGSKPRARGQGLEEGEAGEEEEEEKEPLPSLDVFLSRYTSEDNASFQEIMEVAKEKSRARHAWLYQAEEEFEKRQKDNLELPSAEHQAVESSQAGVETWKYKAKNSLMYYPEGVPEEEQLFKKPRQVVHKNTRFLRDPFSQALSRCQLQQAAALNAQHKQGKVGPDGKELIPQESPRVGGFGFVATPSPAPGVSESPLMTWGEVENTPLRVEGSETPYVDRTPGPAFKILEPGRRERLGLKMANEAAAKNRAKKQEALRRVTENLASLTPKGLSPAMSPALQRLVSRTASKYTDRALRASYTPSPARSTHLKTPASGLQTPTSTPVPVSAARSPLTLDPTSITDNLLQLPARRKASDFF; this is translated from the exons ATGGTGCAGTACCGCCTTCCCGACCCTGTGACGCGCCTGCGCTGCCCGAGCGGTCCTGGGATAGCGATGGAGACGCCGGACGCATCCGCCCCGGCCCCGTTGCTCCCTGCCGGGTCCGGGCCCCGTAGGAAGCGCgcggctggggaggctggggctctAACGAGCAAGCAGCGGGTCCTAGATGAGGAAGAGTATATCGAG GGCCTCCAGACGGTCATCCAGAGAGATTTCTTTCCTGATGTGGAGAAGCTGCAGGCCCAGAAGGAGTACCTGGAGGCCGAGGAGAATGGAGACTTGGAACGGATGCGCCAGATTGCCATCAAGTTTGGTTCTGCCCTGGGCAAGATGTCCCGAGAGCCCCCGCCACCCT ATGTGACTCCAGCCACATTTGAAACTCCTGAAGTACACACAGGCACTGGAGTGGTGGGCAGCAAGCCCAGGGCCCGAGGCCAAGGCTTGGAGGAGG GAGAGGctggcgaggaggaggaggaggagaaggagccacTGCCGAGCCTGGACGTCTTCCTGAGCCGCTACACAAGCGAGGACAATGCCTCCTTCCAGGAGATCATGGAGGTGGCCAAGGAGAAGAGCCGGGCACGCCACGCTTGGCTCTACCAGGCTGAGGAGGAGTTTGAGAAG AGGCAGAAAGATAATCTCGAGCTCCCATCAGCAGAGCATCAAGCTGTCGAGAGCAGCCAGGCGGGCGTGGAGACCTGGAAGTACAAGGCCAAGAACTCCCTCATGTACTACCCCGAGG GTGTCCCTGAGGAAGAGCAGCTGTTCAAGAAGCCCCGGCAGGTGGTGCATAAGAACACACGCTTCCTTCGGGACCCCTTCAGCCAGGCTCTGAGCAGGTGCCAGCTCCAGCAGGCGGCTGCCCTCAATGCCCAG CACAAGCAGGGCAAGGTGGGCCCCGACGGGAAGGAGCTGATCCCTCAGGAGTCCCCCCGCGTGGGCGGATTTGGATTTGTTGCCaccccttctcctgcccctg GTGTGAGTGAGTCCCCGCTGATGACCTGGGGGGAGGTTGAGAACACACCCTTGCGAGTCGAAGGATCAGAAACCCCCTACGTGGACAGGACGCCGGGCCCAGCCTTCAAG ATCTTGGAGCCAGGCCGCAGGGAGCGGCTGGGGCTGAAGATGGCCAATGAGGCTGCTGCGAAGAACCGGGCCAAGAAGCAGGAGGCCCTGCGGAGAGTGACGGAGAACCTGGCCAG cctcacccccaaAGGCCTCAGCCCAGCCATGTCTCCAGCCCTGCAGCGCCTTGTGAGCAGGACGGCCAGCAAGTACACAGATCGGGCCCTGAGGGCCAGCTACACGCCATCCCCAGCACGATCGACCCACCTCAAGACCCCGGCCAGCGGGCTGCAGACCCCCACGAGCACACCCGTCCCGGTCTCTGCCGCACGCAGCCCACTCACGCTGGACCCGACCTCCATCACAGACAACCTGCTGCAGCTGCCCGCCCGGCGCAAAGCCTCGGACTTCTTCTAG
- the TSSK2 gene encoding testis-specific serine/threonine-protein kinase 2, which translates to MDDATVLRKKGYIMGINLGKGSYAKVKSAYSERLKFNVAVKIIDRKKTPTDFVERFLPREMDILATVNHRSIIKTYEIFETSDGRIYIVMELGVQGDLLEFIKCRGALHEDVARKMFRQLSSAVKYCHDLDVVHRDLKCENLLLDKDFNIKLSDFGFSKRCLRDGSGRIILSKTFCGSAAYAAPEVLQGIPYQPKVYDIWSLGVILYIMVCGSMPYDDSDIKKMLRIQKEHRVDFPRSKHLTGECKDLIYRMLQPDINRRLHIDEILSHSWLQPPKPKAMSSASFKREGEGKYRAEYKLDTRPGSKPDHRPEHKLGAKTQHRLLVVPENEDRMEDRLAETSKAKDHHISGAEVGKASTLP; encoded by the coding sequence ATGGACGATGCCACAGTCCTAAGGAAGAAGGGTTATATTATGGGCATCAATCTTGGCAAAGGCTCCTACGCAAAAGTCAAATCTGCCTACTCTGAGCGCCTCAAGTTCAACGTGGCGGTCAAGATCATCGACCGCAAGAAAACGCCCACTGACTTTGTAGAGAGATTCCTTCCGCGGGAGATGGACATCCTGGCAACCGTCAACCACCGCTCGATCATCAAGACCTACGAGATCTTCGAGACGTCTGACGGGCGGATCTACATCGTCATGGAGCTTGGCGTCCAGGGCGACCTCCTCGAGTTCATCAAGTGCCGGGGAGCCCTGCACGAGGACGTGGCGCGCAAGATGTTCCGCCAGCTCTCCTCGGCCGTCAAGTACTGCCACGACCTGGACGTCGTCCACCGAGACCTCAAGTGCGAGAACCTTCTCCTCGACAAGGACTTCAACATCAAGCTGTCCGACTTCGGCTTCTCCAAGCGCTGCCTGCGGGACGGCAGCGGCCGCATCATCCTCAGCAAGACCTTCTGCGGGTCGGCGGCGTATGCGGCCCCCGAGGTGCTGCAGGGCATCCCCTACCAGCCCAAGGTGTACGACATCTGGAGCCTGGGCGTGATCCTCTACATAATGGTCTGTGGCTCCATGCCCTACGACGACTCTGACATCAAGAAGATGCTGCGCATCCAGAAGGAGCACCGCGTGGACTTCCCACGCTCCAAGCACCTGACGGGCGAGTGCAAGGACCTCATCTACCGCATGCTCCAGCCCGACATCAACCGACGGCTGCACATCGACGAGATCCTCAGCCACTCGTGGCTGCAGCCCCCCAAGCCCAAAGCCATGTCTTCTGCCTCCTTcaagagggagggggaaggcaaGTACCGGGCTGAGTACAAGCTGGACACCCGGCCAGGCTCAAAGCCCGACCACCGGCCTGAACACAAGCTGGGGGCCAAAACCCAGCACCGGCTGCTGGTGGTGCCGGAGAACGAGGACAGGATGGAGGACAGGCTGGCTGAGACCTCCAAGGCCAAAGACCATCACATCTCCGGAGCCGAGGTGGGGAAAGCGAGCACCCTGCCGTAA
- the TSSK1B gene encoding testis-specific serine/threonine-protein kinase 1 codes for MDDAAVLKRRGYIMGINLGEGSYAKVKSAYSERLKFNVAVKIIDRKKAPTDFLEKFLPREIEILAMLNHRSIVKTYEIFETSDGKVYIVMELGVQGDLLEFIKTRGALHEDDARKKFHQLSSAIKYCHDLDVVHRDLKCENLLLDKDFNIKLSDFGFSKRCLRDDSGRLVLSKTFCGSAAYAAPEVLQGIPYQPKVYDIWSLGVILYIMVCGSMPYDDSNIKKMLRIQKEHRVTFPRSKHLTGECKDLIYRMLQPDVNRRLHIDEILSHCWVQPKARGLSSAAINKEGESSRVTESSGTPEPDSDKKSATKLEPQEEVQPEAQPETTPEEEAVPKPRYSETQGLTAEQSAREIEEEPPPQPPETQT; via the coding sequence ATGGATGACGCTGCCGTCCTCAAGCGACGAGGCTACATCATGGGGATAAATTTGGGAGAGGGCTCATACGCAAAAGTCAAATCTGCTTACTCTGAGCGCCTGAAGTTCAACGTAGCGGTCAAGATCATCGACCGTAAGAAAGCCCCCACGGACTTCTTGGAGAAATTCCTTCCCCGGGAAATCGAAATTCTGGCCATGCTAAACCACCGCTCCATCGTCAAGACCTACGAGATCTTCGAGACATCAGATGGCAAGGTCTACATCGTCATGGAGCTCGGGGTCCAGGGCGACCTCCTCGAGTTCATCAAAACCCGGGGAGCCCTGCACGAGGACGATGCTCGAAAGAAGTTCCACCAGCTCTCCTCGGCCATCAAGTACTGCCACGACCTGGACGTCGTCCACCGTGACCTCAAGTGCGAGAACCTTCTCCTCGACAAGGACTTCAACATCAAGCTGTCCGACTTTGGCTTTTCTAAGCGCTGCCTGCGGGACGACAGTGGCCGATTGGTATTAAGCAAGACCTTCTGCGGGTCGGCAGCATATGCGGCCCCCGAGGTGCTGCAGGGCATCCCCTACCAGCCCAAGGTGTACGACATCTGGAGCCTGGGCGTGATCCTCTACATAATGGTCTGTGGCTCCATGCCCTACGATGACTCCAACATCAAGAAGATGCTGCGCATCCAGAAGGAGCACCGCGTCACCTTCCCACGTTCCAAGCACCTGACAGGTGAGTGCAAGGACCTCATCTACCGCATGCTCCAGCCCGATGTCAACCGGCGGCTGCACATCGACGAGATCCTCAGCCACTGCTGGGTGCAGCCCAAGGCAAGGGGCCTGTCCTCTGCAGCCATCAACAAAGAGGGGGAGAGCTCCCGGGTCACAGAGTCCTCAGGGACCCCGGAGCCCGACTCTGATAAGAAGTCCGCCACCAAGCTGGAGCCTCAGGAAGAGGTACAGCCCGAGGCACAACCTGAGACGACACCcgaggaggaggcagtgcccaAGCCTAGGTATTCGGAGACCCAGGGCTTGACCGCTGAGCAGTCAGCCAGGGAGATAGAGGAAGAGCCCCCCCCACAGCCTCCAGAGACACAGACCTAA